In Candidatus Poribacteria bacterium, one genomic interval encodes:
- a CDS encoding glucose 1-dehydrogenase → MNQKSATGMIQQFQLDGKVSLVTGASRGIGLAMAEGLAGAGSDLVIVGREIETLTPIAERIANETGKKILPIQTDVSNLAEIDALVAQTVETFGSLDVLVNNAGVNVRNPALEFTEADWDFVTDVNLKGAFFLAKACGNVMKDQKSGKVINTLSLTSAIGLPTSVAYTAAKGGLLQLTKLLAVEWAEHNIQVNGIAPGFIRTEMTAPAREDGRNEWILNRTPAYRWGEPEDLAGLTIFFASNASDFVTGQMVFVDGGFMAGSDWRRRS, encoded by the coding sequence ATGAATCAAAAATCTGCTACAGGGATGATCCAGCAATTTCAATTGGACGGTAAGGTGAGCCTCGTTACCGGCGCGAGTCGCGGCATTGGGCTTGCTATGGCGGAAGGACTTGCCGGTGCTGGTTCGGATCTCGTGATTGTAGGCAGAGAAATAGAGACGCTGACACCTATTGCTGAACGGATTGCTAATGAAACCGGCAAAAAGATTCTGCCTATTCAGACGGATGTCAGCAATCTTGCGGAAATTGACGCACTTGTTGCACAGACCGTAGAAACTTTCGGCAGCCTTGATGTCCTCGTCAACAATGCCGGCGTCAACGTCCGTAACCCCGCACTGGAATTTACCGAAGCGGATTGGGATTTCGTCACGGATGTTAATCTAAAAGGCGCGTTCTTTCTCGCGAAAGCCTGTGGCAATGTCATGAAAGATCAGAAGTCAGGCAAGGTCATCAATACCTTATCGCTCACCTCAGCAATCGGATTACCGACGAGTGTCGCCTACACAGCGGCGAAGGGTGGGCTGCTCCAATTAACAAAACTTCTCGCCGTGGAATGGGCGGAACACAACATTCAGGTGAACGGCATCGCTCCCGGTTTTATCAGGACGGAGATGACTGCTCCGGCACGTGAGGACGGTCGAAATGAATGGATTCTCAATCGGACTCCCGCCTATCGGTGGGGCGAACCTGAAGACTTGGCAGGCTTGACAATCTTCTTCGCATCTAATGCTTCCGACTTTGTTACGGGGCAGATGGTCTTTGTTGATGGTGGGTTCATGGCGGGTAGTGACTGGAGGCGGCGTTCCTGA
- a CDS encoding tagatose 1,6-diphosphate aldolase: MNDISSGKLRGIMKLADANGRFKMMAIDQRGSMVQALADALNKDKTDVQYEDVAALKTLITRVLSANATAVLTDPIYGHPYSITEIPRDVALLLAYEESGYVSEGVGENERLSNPIENWSIAKAQRAGADAIKLLAYYHPDASSETLKHQQAFVRHVGDECEKQDLPFLLELVSYALEGTAKSVGFAKQKPDLVIRSVEEFTDPSYKVDILKLEFPADLKYTQDYQNASFYAGESAYELAEVKEICEKLDEASTLPWVILSAGVDIEEFIENVNLAAGAGASGFLCGRAIWKDAVQYYPDTDAVQKFLDNEATTNFRNANAAAENALPWFEHRQFGGPENVQVAKQSATWYQDY, from the coding sequence ATGAACGATATTTCCTCTGGAAAATTGCGAGGTATCATGAAACTCGCTGATGCGAATGGGCGCTTTAAAATGATGGCGATTGATCAGCGTGGCTCGATGGTACAAGCACTCGCAGATGCCCTGAACAAGGACAAAACAGATGTCCAATATGAAGATGTCGCTGCACTCAAAACGCTAATCACTCGCGTCCTTTCCGCGAATGCCACCGCAGTTCTCACTGACCCGATTTACGGTCATCCCTATTCCATTACCGAGATCCCGCGGGATGTCGCCCTGCTGCTGGCTTATGAAGAATCAGGCTATGTCAGCGAAGGCGTTGGCGAGAACGAACGGCTTTCCAATCCGATTGAAAACTGGAGCATCGCAAAGGCACAACGTGCTGGCGCAGATGCTATTAAACTTCTTGCCTACTACCACCCCGATGCTTCCTCGGAAACGCTCAAGCATCAGCAAGCCTTTGTTCGTCATGTTGGCGACGAGTGTGAAAAACAAGATCTACCGTTTCTGTTAGAATTGGTCAGTTACGCACTCGAAGGGACGGCGAAGAGTGTTGGGTTCGCTAAGCAGAAACCGGATCTTGTTATTAGGAGTGTTGAGGAGTTCACAGATCCCAGTTACAAGGTGGACATCCTGAAATTGGAATTCCCTGCCGACCTAAAATACACCCAGGATTATCAAAACGCCAGTTTTTATGCGGGAGAATCAGCGTATGAACTCGCTGAAGTGAAGGAAATCTGCGAGAAATTAGACGAAGCTTCAACGTTACCGTGGGTGATTCTCAGTGCGGGTGTGGATATTGAGGAGTTTATTGAGAACGTCAATCTCGCTGCCGGTGCTGGGGCAAGTGGTTTCCTCTGTGGACGCGCCATCTGGAAAGATGCTGTCCAATACTATCCTGATACCGACGCAGTTCAGAAATTCCTTGACAACGAAGCGACGACGAACTTCAGGAACGCAAACGCTGCAGCGGAAAACGCGCTACCGTGGTTTGAGCATCGCCAATTCGGTGGTCCCGAAAACGTTCAAGTTGCAAAGCAATCAGCAACATGGTATCAAGACTATTAG
- a CDS encoding polyprenyl synthetase family protein, which yields MQKTGQDISPTKHLVTTYLSDIKSKVDACIFDFLPTAHEHPDVHQLYQMMLDYPRRAAKGLRPALCMLMCEAFGGDPQRAVNTAASLELLQNWLLIHDDIEDGSELRRGEPCLHQKHGIPMAINVGDALHCKMWEMLHRNTEILGHELAFRILSEFIQLSNQVVEGQHIELSWVSDNRWNLAEDDYLTMCIQKTAWYTCITPCRVGAIIGGASESEIDGLVELGKEIGIAFQIQDDVLNLIGDVGRYGKEIAGDISEGKRTLVLIHLINACTAVEAQHVIDIMARPREEKTEAEVESVLQLMLKYKSITYAQRRSQALLREAAGRFENNFAHLHNGQAKQLFLSLIHFFVEREY from the coding sequence ATGCAGAAAACCGGACAAGATATCTCACCGACGAAGCACCTTGTCACTACATACCTCAGCGACATTAAAAGTAAGGTTGATGCCTGTATCTTTGATTTTCTCCCGACGGCTCATGAGCACCCGGATGTGCATCAGTTGTACCAGATGATGTTAGACTACCCGCGCCGCGCCGCGAAAGGGTTGCGTCCCGCGCTCTGCATGCTTATGTGTGAGGCGTTTGGTGGTGATCCACAGCGCGCCGTCAATACTGCTGCCTCACTTGAGCTCCTCCAGAATTGGCTCCTCATCCATGATGATATTGAAGACGGTTCCGAACTCCGTAGAGGTGAGCCATGCCTTCATCAAAAGCACGGAATTCCGATGGCGATTAATGTCGGTGATGCGCTCCACTGCAAGATGTGGGAAATGCTGCACCGAAACACGGAAATTCTTGGGCACGAGCTCGCTTTCCGTATCTTATCTGAATTTATACAACTTAGTAATCAAGTGGTTGAGGGGCAGCACATCGAATTGAGTTGGGTTAGCGATAACCGATGGAATCTCGCTGAAGACGACTACCTGACGATGTGTATACAAAAGACCGCTTGGTATACCTGCATCACGCCATGCCGTGTCGGGGCGATTATCGGCGGCGCGAGTGAGTCGGAAATAGATGGACTTGTCGAACTCGGTAAAGAAATCGGAATCGCTTTCCAGATTCAAGACGATGTGCTGAACCTCATCGGTGATGTGGGTAGGTACGGAAAAGAGATCGCTGGTGATATTAGTGAGGGCAAACGCACGCTCGTTCTCATCCACCTTATCAATGCCTGTACCGCTGTCGAAGCGCAGCATGTGATTGACATTATGGCACGTCCGCGTGAAGAAAAAACGGAGGCGGAGGTCGAGAGTGTCCTCCAGTTGATGCTGAAATATAAATCTATTACATACGCGCAACGTCGCTCCCAAGCACTGTTACGAGAAGCTGCTGGAAGGTTTGAGAATAATTTTGCCCACCTCCATAATGGACAAGCAAAGCAGCTGTTTTTATCTTTAATCCATTTTTTCGTTGAGCGGGAATACTAA